One region of Syntrophobacter fumaroxidans MPOB genomic DNA includes:
- the tsaE gene encoding tRNA (adenosine(37)-N6)-threonylcarbamoyltransferase complex ATPase subunit type 1 TsaE has protein sequence MTRIVLHSPSEECTCAIGRGIAELLEPGDVLALWGELGAGKTFLAGAIAHGLGVPVSVPITSPTFTFINEYEGRLPLAHIDLYRLSGPDDLDTLPWQDAVYGAAAAVIEWPERMGALLPEERWDLGIEIAGDESRTFILTPSGAGNDARSPKWFAKLLEIVQSGACR, from the coding sequence GTGACACGGATCGTGCTCCATTCGCCTTCCGAGGAATGCACCTGCGCCATCGGCCGCGGGATCGCCGAGTTGCTGGAACCCGGCGATGTGCTGGCGCTATGGGGAGAGCTCGGCGCGGGCAAGACATTCCTGGCCGGCGCCATCGCTCACGGCCTCGGAGTTCCCGTGTCCGTGCCCATTACGAGTCCCACCTTCACCTTCATCAACGAATACGAAGGCCGCCTCCCCCTGGCCCATATCGATCTGTACCGCCTGAGCGGCCCGGATGACCTGGACACGCTGCCCTGGCAGGACGCGGTGTACGGCGCCGCCGCGGCCGTGATCGAATGGCCGGAACGCATGGGTGCCCTGCTCCCGGAAGAGCGCTGGGACCTCGGCATCGAGATCGCCGGCGACGAGAGCCGGACCTTTATCCTGACGCCGTCCGGGGCCGGGAACGATGCGCGCTCGCCGAAGTGGTTCGCGAAACTGCTCGAGATCGTTCAAAGCGGGGCGTGCCGGTAG
- a CDS encoding DUF4389 domain-containing protein — MNDTEGTKLTRGKIGLRLLYTLLYLIILEVLKVVVQVTVLFQFVYLLITQKYSEPLKEFSNKVATYAYRIIRYATLNENEKPFPFHEFPKEVEKPDDQVLFD, encoded by the coding sequence ATGAACGACACGGAAGGAACGAAGCTGACACGTGGGAAGATAGGACTGAGGCTGCTTTATACACTGCTCTACCTGATCATCCTGGAAGTCCTGAAAGTGGTGGTCCAGGTGACGGTGCTTTTTCAATTCGTCTATCTGCTCATCACGCAGAAGTACAGCGAACCCCTCAAGGAATTCTCCAACAAAGTGGCGACCTACGCCTATCGGATCATCCGCTACGCGACTTTGAACGAAAACGAGAAGCCGTTTCCGTTTCATGAATTTCCCAAGGAAGTGGAAAAGCCGGATGACCAGGTCCTGTTCGATTGA